Below is a genomic region from Nilaparvata lugens isolate BPH chromosome 3, ASM1435652v1, whole genome shotgun sequence.
ttaattagacccttgtggagcatgggttaccagctagtctataatattatcactGTATAGTTCAAGGAATagtctatttttttaatatataaggGATAAATCTGCCAAATTATTCCCATCCTACCTATTATCACTATTGAAGCACTCttcaacattttccaattattattatgattacagTTTTTCGAATAAAGTTGGAATTTATGCAGCACATCCGAATCGTTTGCAGAGAGTTTCACCCACTACTAAACTAAATCCAGCTTGCAGTAGAAAAGAGCGTTGCTATGGATGTAGCCCACAAAGGATTCCTCAACAGGTGAACAAACAACTAAAAATATACAAAGAtaaaaaacttcttttcatttttaaaacaaattaaGTATTGTATAGTCTGTCCAAAAAGGCgtgagctctgaaggattaggccgacccaccactactcacacacacaagcgcagtccgcgtttgtgtgtgtgagtaaagtGTAGTCCGCGTTTGTATGTGTGAGTAAAAAGATGGTCTGCATATGAATCACCTTGTgctaagaaatacatttttccaaCACTGTCAACTCTACTCAATTTGTACTCCAATTACTAAACTCTAAAAATTATTCCTTTCAAAATGAGTCTAAACACGGTACAATTGTGACAACTCTAAACAGTTTTATACTGAATAGGTTACTTATAATAAGACTTTTCTAAAAGCTTAGAGTTGTCACAAATGTATCGTGTTTGGACTCATTTTGAAAGGAATGTTATGTAGATTTCAGTAATTAGAGTACAAATTAAGAAAATTTAACAGTTAGAGAAACGTAATTTTTAGCACAGGCATTCTATTGGTTTCAATTGAATTGTTCTTCGTTCATTCTTGAACGTTTCAATAGCGCAGGTAGGCAgggcgtgtgtgcctgcgcgtgggggagcGATGGTCAGCTTAATCCTTCGGGACTCACGGCTGCTTGGACAGACTTTAATGATCTGATTATTCAAGAAGAAGATATACCGCACCAtcaatgatacacaaattaataGTATATGAGTTGGAGCAGACTTCTTGGCATTATAGGAATTTGTGAGAATAAGGTAGGCCTACCTTAATGACGAATCAGCACAACATTGAGAGCGACGAAATTCTGTATACATCGCATTAGGCCTAAGTAGGAGTAAAAACTATATTGAACAAGAGGGAAAGTAATAGGGATTTATAAATATAGTGTTGAGttgttattatttaataaaaataacttgATAACACAACTCATGAGttgatacagaattattctacGGGTTGAAACCCTTACTCTACAAACAAGCAGAATCAcattagaaaattaaaaaataaaactgattATATCTATTTTATTAAGCTGGACTAATTTGATAGTATCTTTCAAATATTTCCCATTTATATTTCAGTGCTTGTCAATGTTTTTTTAGATGAAAATCCCAGAGGAAAGAATACCTTGGGAGCCTCCTCGTCAGAGTGTATCAGTAAAACCATCTAAGACTAAGGAAGACTCGAACAAAATGGTATAAACAATATTACATTAGAAAGCATATTACTGCATAATATGTTTTTACGAAATACAgtaaaaagataaaaatatgaattaaactagtttgatttttttgtgtttggAACATTGATTGTGAAAGATTAAAATGTTTCAACAAAGTACTGCAATTACACATCAGTGCTTATTTATACAAGATGGAGAAGCGATTGCCATGAGGTTTTTGTAGTCACTGCTAGGAACTCTTGGGTTTCAATTGGAGTTATTTCTTCCATAGATCTTATTAAGATTAAATACTTTGAACTATTTGTCATAAGAATCTACAAAAAAATTGTTTCGTTTACCGGTACTTGTTAGGTATTAAAAATGTTGATATGTCTGAACTGGCTCATTGTCCAACTTGCTTCAGACCTAATATTGcagattaaaattgaatataaaaaccGATACTTCaatcttatatatttttctagttTGTGCTGAATTCAACAATCAAGTATTAGGCAATACAATAGAATGTATGGAAACAATATCACATTCCCTCTGATGAAAGGATCGAACTCAAAATTGATTGTAAATCCGACTAAGAGGCACTGATAACttgtaaataatgtatttataatattcaattgttAAGGAAGGACTTGAGGCCACGTTGATAATTGTGCtccttgaaaatttcaaaagcattttcattattcattattgtcatTACAGATTCACAAGTATTTTTGTTTGTCCAATTACAGAAGAACTTATCCAGATGTGAAGTTGACATTCCGGAATTTAGAGGGAAAAAATGGTCCCCACCTCTTTCTGAGCCATCCGCAAACTCGTCCATTAAAAAAAGCAATAGCAACTCAGCTTCTTCCAGATCATCTAATCGGAAATCGTCAAGACCAAAAAGCGAGAAGTATACTGAGAAGAACCTTCCAAACATAGAAACTCAAAGCATTGTTCTCTCAAGGGGTGCTCTCCATCTGGCCGTGAATTTTCCAACGCACACGACCGTCATTTTGAAGGATGGCAGTCGGCAAAAGGTTCTTCAGTCAGAGTATTGCCACTGTGCCGCAATGCCACCAACAACGCCCCCGCCCCCGCCAACCAAGTGAAAACATcgtcattttatattttatagaaacTAACTAGTGAtcattttcaaaacacattaatTATAGACAACAATGAGATTCAATAGAGTTGATTTAGAATTCTAGATTCAAGTAGTTTcacttcataattattattcaacaaaaaacctaattgaatgctgtaaatcaccccgaagacttctgctactgcaaatgaTTCCATCTGTAGTTTCACTTCTAAAAATAGTATTTTTCGACTTTTATAAAACTAGGCATCACATTATTGAAGTAAAGAATGATCTTGAAAGTATACTTTTTAGTGTTTTGGTATAatcctattttatattttcctatTTATCCACTATCATCTACCCTAGTTTCAAATATagtaaacaaataaattaaaaaatgaccatgaaaatgttttctatatgttttATACGAGGCGCGTTCATAAAGTAAGAGCCATTTGGTCACAGAAAAAAATATACTCATAAGAAACAAATTAGTTAATATTTAGTTAGGTACAATCTTTCTTTACTCCTCTACATAATCGCCGTTCACTTGTGAACATTTTTCGTACCGCTGCCCTAGCTTCTTTAACCTTCCCGAACTTGCCGCCTGAGAGTGGAACCAGTTGACAACGGCATTTTGAGTCCCTCTTCGGTTTCAAAGCGTTGTCCACCGAGCCACTGTTTAAAATGCAAGAAGAGGAAGTAGTTGCTAGGTGCAAGGTCGGGATCACTGTCATCTGGCATAATTCTCCTCCACGATACCGCGCGTCCTCACACTGCTGCCAAAACCATTaagaaaattcaagattttcgTTGGGAAATTTTTGACCACCCACTCTACAGTCCCGACCTTGAACCTAGCGACTACTTCCTCTTCTTGCATTTTAAACAGTGGCTCGGTAGACAACGCTTTGAAACCGAAGAGGGACTCAAAAACGCCGTTGTCACTGGTTCCACTCTCAGGCGGCAAGCTTCTATGAACTGAGGTTAAAGAAGCTGGTGTAGCTGTACAAAAAAATGCTTACAAGTGAACGGTAATTATGTAAAGAAGTAATGAGTGATCGTACGCAACTAAATATGGCAATAACATTTGTTTCTTATGAGTATATTGTTTTCTGTTACTAAACGGCCCTTACTTTATGAACGCACctcttattaaaaaaaaacatgaagcAGAATTGTTTGTTGTGAGAATTCACATTTCTAGaataacaatagaataatttaatgttGGTATAACAAGATGTTTTGGTATATCAATCCTTTATTTCAGTTCAAGGTGGAACCCAGGAAATAATAACTACTTGAAAATCATAGTCCACTTCTGGATAGGACATTCATAATACATTTCGACTGTTAAGAAAAATCTTGTTTGAATACATCAAATTTGAGTTTCATCTGGATTGTTAAACAAACTCGTTGCTATGTATCTTATTCAGCAGGTACACATTAGTCAAATATGAAGGGGAGAAATGATAGAGGCTTTCAATTTCTGCTTTTGAAGATGATTCGAACATTTTCGTTATCTGCAAATAAATCAACGAGAAAATAGTAAGTTATTAAATAGAGAGCTATGCCATCCTATGATATAATAGATAAGAGACTCAATTGTATTAAttacataatttttaaataaagcAATAAATGGCATATATCAGTGATATTActgagaaacaaaaaaatgtataaactacagatgattattattattaaattatcaagACAAAATTAATCGAGAACAATGAAATGAATGCAAAGAAACAATGGCAAACTTTGAAGTATATATCGAAATTGCACAGGGTTGAGCAATGAAGTATGGAGGATTTGGAATAGCTGTTACATACTCATTTTTCAACTAGTCTAGATTATCTTTTCAGTAGGCTACTCCATATCTCCACGCAACGAATTGAGGCGTCCAGAAAAGGTCTGGCTTAGAAATTCCATAGCTTCTCTCGATGCATGACATGTAGTAACAGTATCGAGGTTGATATGTCATCTTCTTATGTTAATATGTTCATTAAAATGAGAGGAATTTTG
It encodes:
- the LOC111060105 gene encoding uncharacterized protein LOC111060105 isoform X4, coding for MVDGALPAIDVSPPTERAHVTCKLKKLQKEAERCSRIEKDNFTLLQHLSSIMHTSRVDNMWIEAPPNFSNKVGIYAAHPNRLQRVSPTTKLNPACSRKERCYGCSPQRIPQQMKIPEERIPWEPPRQSVSVKPSKTKEDSNKMKNLSRCEVDIPEFRGKKWSPPLSEPSANSSIKKSNSNSASSRSSNRKSSRPKSEKYTEKNLPNIETQSIVLSRGALHLAVNFPTHTTVILKDGSRQKVLQSEYCHCAAMPPTTPPPPPTK
- the LOC111060105 gene encoding uncharacterized protein LOC111060105 isoform X1, whose product is MLSRRENLLIRPWQERRYVNHRKKVDGALPAIDVSPPTERAHVTCKLKKLQKEAERCSRIEKDNFTLLQHLSSIMHTSRVDNMWIEAPPNFSNKVGIYAAHPNRLQRVSPTTKLNPACSRKERCYGCSPQRIPQQMKIPEERIPWEPPRQSVSVKPSKTKEDSNKMKNLSRCEVDIPEFRGKKWSPPLSEPSANSSIKKSNSNSASSRSSNRKSSRPKSEKYTEKNLPNIETQSIVLSRGALHLAVNFPTHTTVILKDGSRQKVLQSEYCHCAAMPPTTPPPPPTK
- the LOC111060105 gene encoding uncharacterized protein LOC111060105 isoform X2 translates to MAQIQLLSYEVDGALPAIDVSPPTERAHVTCKLKKLQKEAERCSRIEKDNFTLLQHLSSIMHTSRVDNMWIEAPPNFSNKVGIYAAHPNRLQRVSPTTKLNPACSRKERCYGCSPQRIPQQMKIPEERIPWEPPRQSVSVKPSKTKEDSNKMKNLSRCEVDIPEFRGKKWSPPLSEPSANSSIKKSNSNSASSRSSNRKSSRPKSEKYTEKNLPNIETQSIVLSRGALHLAVNFPTHTTVILKDGSRQKVLQSEYCHCAAMPPTTPPPPPTK
- the LOC111060105 gene encoding uncharacterized protein LOC111060105 isoform X3, which gives rise to MFPFLQVDGALPAIDVSPPTERAHVTCKLKKLQKEAERCSRIEKDNFTLLQHLSSIMHTSRVDNMWIEAPPNFSNKVGIYAAHPNRLQRVSPTTKLNPACSRKERCYGCSPQRIPQQMKIPEERIPWEPPRQSVSVKPSKTKEDSNKMKNLSRCEVDIPEFRGKKWSPPLSEPSANSSIKKSNSNSASSRSSNRKSSRPKSEKYTEKNLPNIETQSIVLSRGALHLAVNFPTHTTVILKDGSRQKVLQSEYCHCAAMPPTTPPPPPTK
- the LOC111060105 gene encoding uncharacterized protein LOC111060105 isoform X5, producing the protein MLSRRENLLIRPWQERRYVNHRKKVDGALPAIDVSPPTERAHVTCKLKKLQKEAERCSRIEKDNFTLLQHLSSIMHTSRVDNMWIEAPPNFSNKVGIYAAHPNRLQRVSPTTKLNPACSRKERCYGCSPQRIPQQKNLSRCEVDIPEFRGKKWSPPLSEPSANSSIKKSNSNSASSRSSNRKSSRPKSEKYTEKNLPNIETQSIVLSRGALHLAVNFPTHTTVILKDGSRQKVLQSEYCHCAAMPPTTPPPPPTK